DNA from Macrobrachium rosenbergii isolate ZJJX-2024 chromosome 21, ASM4041242v1, whole genome shotgun sequence:
CATAAGATTATTTAGGAAGGTGCTTGTATTTGACTGTAGTGTACGTCACTTTCGAGCAGTTATTAACATTAGTACTCCGACATCAAATAATGAGGCGTTGTAAAAcatgaagtgaaaattaaaattgccaagaaaatgaaaaatgtgtggATATGGacgtaataataaaacaataaattggaCGTTACAGTTTGGAGACGGCCATCAGGTAACGCCACGTAGTAAGTTCCTTGGACGAGTTCTCCATTTGATTTCTCGGCTTGGCCGTAGTCAGCACCGACGTAGTCGTCTTTGATAGCGTAGGAGAATGAGTATGGGATGCCCTTCTGCGGGAGACAAAAGAAAATTcaccatacaaacacacacacacacacacacacacacacacacacacatatatatatatatatatatatatatatatatatatatatatatatatatatatatatatatacatacatatatataatatattatatgtgtatatatagatatgtatgtatgtgtatatatatatatatatatatatatatatatatatatatatatatacatactgtatatatatatatttatatatagattgttAGTTTTGCATATGAATATTGCGCATTTATATGATATTTAGACATAATTTTCCACAGATGGCGAACTCAAGTCTTGTGGAAGATAAGATTTAGAATTAAATTGGGACAGGTGTGCAAGATCAAGGAACTTAGACAAAACTGAAATAAGAGTGCCACTTACTTGTTTGTAGGTTGGGTGTCcgtatgggggagggggaggtgggtaGGGGCGAGGTGGTCCGTATGGAGGCTCGGCGATGGAAGACTCCGATGAGGCCAAACCCGCCAATGCAGCCACCAGCATCACAGTAGCCGAGTACATGATGACCTTGTAACAAAGTCGGAAAGACGTGGGTGTTATTATTGGGTCTGTGATACCTTCACGTGCTGCATTTTGAGAGTTTTGTGACAATGATAGAGAACTTAAGATTTTTACTTTATGGAGATAAAAGAACACTGGTTTTAAATTAAGGTTGAACTTGAGATTTTCTATACAGTGAGTTTAATAACAATGTCTTTACGTCTCTCTTAGTTAGTAGGTTATATTCTTGGTGAGGTTAATCTTGACGGCTTTGCAACGAAAATATTTGTGATCATTTTGTAGGTAAGTTGGAATAATGCTTCACAACAACAAGATACGTATTAAAGAAAGATGATATCAGTTTCAGACCAAATATCAAATATGTCGTTGGTGATTAAAATCACTGCAAGCGTTTTCTATTTGCCTTGCATTTCAGTGATTGGAATTCGAGGAAAAAATTATGGTAGTTTAGAATTCTCACTGAGTGATCAAAGCGATCTGATGGCAGTCAAACGATTGTGTTGTAATTCTTAGACAGATTAGCAAAACTTGATTAATTATATGATTAGAAAAAAGCTGATTAATTTACTCTCTTCTGCTTCTATCTAGAACAGACCGTGCTGATGTAAACAAGCATTTCCACAAACACATGATAAGAGGAACCTTAGCCATTGCGAGAAGTTTGCTGAGAAGCTCTTGATTGTTGTGAGAAGTGAACGGTAGAAGTGATGGTTGAACCGACCCATCTCGCGCCTTATATACTCTACTTGGTGCAAGCTCCTCAGGACTCTTCCTCCTCGCCCTTCACCATCTCcatttcttcctccccctccacgCCCAAGTGTTACGTTATCCCTTTCTAATGGTGTTGGGTCATTTGGATTCACGCAAGTCAAGGATACTCAACCCGCTGCCGTATGGCATATGAGGGTGGCATATGGGCCTCTCcgatttctgatttcaacatgcTCACGTCGTCGCTCTGACAGAGGTGATATGGTTACATGGGGACTCTAAGAGACTGCGCTTTTCCCGAAagtgatatactatatatatatatatatatatatatatatatatatatatatatatatatatatatatatatattatatatgtatatatgtatatatatatatgtatatattatacatgtgggTATGTGTAGTATGGTTACATAGGGTCTGTTAGAGAGTGCTGTTCccgaaagtgaaatatatatatatatatatatatatatatatatatatatatatatatatatattatatgtatgtatatatgtatatatatatgtatacatatatatgtatatattatacatgtgggTATGTGTAGTATGGTTACATAGGGTCTGTTAGAGAGTGCTGTTCtttgaaagtgaaatatatatatatatatatatatatatatatatatatatatatatatatatatatatatatatatatatatatatatatatatatatatatatatatatatatatgtatatattatacatgtgtgtgtgtgtagtatggtTACATAGGGTCTGTTCCTGgaagtattgaaatatatatatatatatatatatatatatatatatatatatatatatgtataatatttatatacacgtgtgtgtgcaaatatattaTAGAGATGAGAAACCTATGACTACAACAAAACCTATGACTGCGACAATATATCTCAAATCAaaaagtactgtactttatttcctCTGTAATTTTGCATTCAACATTTAATATCTCTGATATTCTTGCGTGAAGGATTCTTTATCACTCTCAGGATATAAAATAATCCTAGATTATCCTATAATATTTTCTCCTAAGGCGTTATTACCAACAAGGAAGATTCTTATAGTTAATGAAGGAAGGTTTCCTTCCACGGAGTCAAAACGACGCAGTCATACAGGCATGTATCTAAGCCTTAATTAGTTTGTAGATCATTTGTCCGTGACTTACTTTTAAAATAAcagtgactgctctctctctctctctctctctctctctctctctctctctctctctctctctctctctctctctctctctctcacacacacattcacatatatgtaAGCCTTAATCAGTTAGTAGATCACTTGTCCatgacttatttttaaaaatatcaatgctctctctctctctctctctctctctctctctctctctctctctctctctctctctctctctctctcattaaggctTACGTACTTGTCTTTATGATTGTGTCCCATAGCCACCTGGTGATGAAACCGTTCCTTACCAAAAACCTTAACGTTGATAATATAAATGCCTTTGGAGAAAATATATTTGGATAATCTAGGACTTATTTTACGTCCAGAGAGTAATTAAAGTGAGTAATTCTTCAAACaagaatattcaagaaattaaatattgGATACATAATTACAGAGGAAAAGTAGTTTAATACCTTTCCTTTTAATTACAGACTATTGTGGTAGTACACAATTTTCTAGACtccataatatttttatcttctttatgaATATGattctgtaaaatatttgttcGCGAATTACCAAGTTTGACTGTCACTTGTTCAGTACTGTCTTGCTGCTTTGTCTCTTTTGTATtcccaaatattttgtttatattacagtTGAAATTGTGTTCATCTCTCTTGTTTATATTGAAGATATTATAAGTTTCATCTCTTCCGTGTATATCCAAGatatgatatatttcatttaaaaagatttttaatctTTGTCCCCTTAGAGCTTGCAGTTAATTCTGTTCATCCTTTACAGTGAATGTTATTCCTAGCATATTACGCCTAATATTAAACTGATCTCTATTTCGTTGTAGAGGGTAATGGGAGAGAGGACACTCAAATTATGTGCATTCAGTTGGAAGACCCACAGACAGTCCAGTTCCATgtgtgtttacttattttttcaacattaagctgACCCCTCTGACGGGATGCCTTCAGAGGAAATATATGCTTTAGTAGCTAAATTGTGGATGAAACCACGTGCAGGAAACTTTCACAACGTTAGCTGGTTTATACACCAACAAAGAAGGTTCCCACTCACCTCAATCTTGCGCGCGCTCTTGTGCTTCCAGTATCTCTATCAGGCCATTTCTAGGCTGTCCTCTTTCTTCCTACCTAACTGCCTGAGTATACATTCTTTCCACTAGCCTAttgtccttcattctttccacttgaccaaACAATCTCAAAAACCAGATTCAGCATTTCACCGAAGCTACCCTCCTCATaacaacttttttatatatttccacattTATCCATTTCAGTCGTAATGACCCGTGTACTAAGAAAACAGTTCGTCTTaacagtttcagtttttttttattcgtattcagcatccacacttcagcATCCATAAATGATGTGCATGCGTGTGACTGTCTCTGTGTATTAATGAAAAGCAAACAAGCAGCACCTAAAATGTCTTGGCCTATTTCTAGAAAGTGATGGCTGTCAACCGATTACTTCCCTGACTGATCTGATGATCAAACAGCCTTATAAGTGTAAAAAGAGGGGAATTTATAAGCAGAATTAAGTAAGGCATTGAATTGTATAAAAAAGCTAATATCCCCGATAAAACGTGCTGTCGGCCTTTCAGAGGAACAAAGTGGAGTCCTAAAATAGAAATCCGGATTATTTATACTGCCGCTGCTGCTGTTATTCCGATATTGTGTattattctgcatatatatattatatatatatatatatatatatatatatatatatatatatatatatatatatatatatgtgtgtgtgtgtgtgtgtgtgtgtgtgtgtgtagaatctactggtcacttttaccagacacatatgtaattctaatagccacaatgccctccagttaagagggcattgtggctattagaattatatatatatatatatatatatatatatatatatatatatatatatatatatatatatatatatatatatatatatatgtatatatatttaaataattgagTTTTCAATTGTGACGGCAGCATTGATAGAAagttttcatcaatttttctaaaattaactTTTGCCTGGAAACTTTTCTGCGAATCTCtcttgcttttttaattttccaggaatgaattctttttgttaaaccgaaaaaaataatgtttcacgTATTTGTTATCTTTCTGGACTTTGGGCTGCTTTGTCATGTCAAACGTCCTGAAACAATAAATGACTTTTAATctcccatttttttcttgttaatgtcTTTTTTTCCACGTCTTTATTACTCAGTATTGTCCTTGAACATAGGCATACTGCGTGTGTATGTTAAGTGTTCACACCTTTTGTGGTCAAGTTGGTAACGTTGTATATTGAGGTAACTGGATTTACTGTCAGACGTCTTCTGCAAGGAACGACCTTGTTTGTCTTCGGAGACCGGTTTTGAGCATTTCAAGGAGAGGTTCTCACTGCTCACTGCCTGGACCCATTCCTTCAAAGGGAAACTGGTGCTTTCTCGGAAAATGTGTGTGTCTACAGCACATATGCGGATATGTTTGGCCTTTGATATGGCTAGGTACTAAGGATTTATCGTGTATAAAATTTGCCTTTGTTTCTGAGACGGATGTGATTAGAATGTTCCTTTGTGGCGCACACTATTCAAAATTCATTGATGTTAAGCCTTTTTAACAAAGTAAAGGTGCGTATTGTCTGACCGTCTGTCATATTATGTAAACGTATGAATCCACAGAATTTATACCGCTGGGTATTGAAAAAGCTAGAAATTTATCGACAATAGAAATGATTTACAGTAGTTCTTTTCGTAAAATGCTGTAAAATATTTAACTAGATTTTATTCATCGTTATTTTAGTATCGGACATTTTCGCTAgcattttccaatatttcttcTAATATATATTGGATTTTTATTCGTATTGAATTCACATTCATAATTATGTTGTTCTTCCGCAAACATCAGTCAAAGAGGAGGGTGCTCAGCAGCTCTGTTATTGTTTCCTCAAACTTTCACAGTCATTAAGATACGACATTATTCACAAGTATCCTGGAGCTGTTAGCGATTATTAAGACAAGTTATTTTAGTCTTATGGAAGTCAATTAGCCGCAGGGTGACGACACGTCCATATTGACGTAAGAACGCCAAGTGGTCGTGGGTAGTGTGGGGGAAAGGAGGggtgaggggagagggggaggaagcaGTTTTGTGGTGAGGATGCCGGGTGGAACTATGTGGCTTCGGAGCATTACGGAAGACGCCGTTCTGTGTAAATGTAACATAAATGTACTTAATATGTAGTGTACTATCATCGCTTATGTCATTCCATGGAGTCTCGCTCTTGCAGATTTTGCGTTGCAAGGTAAATGTATTGTATCTTAtagcaattatttttcattgaaagttTGTGGCAtgtgattttttgtttgtgtatggaaACATAATttatgatagatttttattaaattttgctgGCTTTTGTGTGCAGTTTTGTGGATACAATGTGTGAAAGAGCTGCATGTATGAAGAACATAAGGATTTTACGGCGTCAATGACCATGTTTGTTGCTTCGTTGGTTTGCTAAAAATATCCTGTCGTCAGCATTATCTCAGTTTTTATAAGCTTGTGGGCTCGTAATCGATAATACACTatcttttacatgatttctttaaACTTTGTCTATTTCTTCCCAAAAAAATATCTTGTGTTTCCTACGCAAACTTacagtgtatgtattatattattttttgacgcattgaatttctttttcacaaatttcatatccttttgaaagttaattttaatGAGTATTTGTTATGACTCATATAGCGAGGACGTTTATGTGCGTTATTAACCGTGATCTATTAAGGTGTTAATATCCATGAGAGATGAAGAGCTTACTTGGTTCTATTAGTTATAAGTAGTCTTACAATTGCTGTTAACTTCCGCGTTTCCTTGAAATATGCTGTAAGGTACTCGAATGCTGAAAGTATTATGTACGACGTTTTACTTcgcgcaaatctctctctctctctctctctctctctctctctctctctctctctctctctctctctctctctcataaatagcCGTGAAACCTTTTTGCGCCAATATGAAATTCCTCTCCCGCATCTGATGTATAAATTCCTCAATGAAAGTCGGGTGATCATGTTGCCTTCACTTTATTGGAACGCTGTAACGACATTTAGAGGCTGCATTTCTATCTGTGCCAATAATTTGCATGTGAATCAAGGGGCTTAGCAGAACTCACGTTGAGCGAGAGCGAGtgattgatgaatattttttttcgatGAAAGGTAACCACAGGAATGCAATTGTATCCACCCAAAAGCCATTATCGGACAAGTTTCAGGTATTTTATTGAATGTATGTAATTAGATTTTTAATTAAAGACATCAGTTAGACTTTTTTATCCATAAATAAGCTCAAATTGTTAGCTTTGGTTTTTGGTAGCTTAATTCAGAGGTTATCATTCAGTTAAGCAAAATAATGTGCTGGAAAAGCGAAACTATGATGATGAGCGAATGATGAAGAATCACATAGGAAAGTTATAGTTTTCACTATATATCGACACTATTTTAAGGGTCTTGTTTTCATGAATGGTAATAATAACGATACAAGTGACAAGTGAAGTTGGCTGgttctactgctactgctgctggtATAGCAGTAGTAGGCATAGCAACAGAACGCATAATTGGCagtatatatttctcttatttctcttttattcttcacaAGAATTTATTGTGGAATAAAGTTGGGATATCACAGTTTGAAATAAATTAAGGCCAAGAAGGGAAAGTCAAAAGTCAGAGCGACACCAATGTCACTGCAggccgctcccccccccccccagaaaaGCCAAGAATGGAATACTCGTAATATTTTTCAGTACTTTTAGACTCGAGTTCCGGTCCACCTGGCCCGTAAGATTTCCTTCTATCTGTCTGTAACTttagcattatttttataaaccaTAAGGCACAAAGAAACACCCTTCTGGAACACAAGTTGACACTTCTTTAAATGTCCGTAAAATTATGATTGTCCAGTAATTAAAATAGTTATAGTCACTTTGTTATTTTCTCTAcgtattattattaccttaatacACGTATACCATTACCTGCGTGAAACATATTTCAGTTTTGTATAAACGcgaaatcattttactttaatctCTCACCTTATTCTTTGGTGTTTTGAGGTTAAAGGATGTGGATCGTTAATTCAGCTTTCGAGACACAACGTGACAAAAAGGCGACTTTATTcgaaagtcaaaagaaatgtcAAACCGCAGAATATATTACGATTCGTCCCGCAGTAACGCGTTGCGAAAGCCATTAATTTCGGTACCCGGCGTTGTAGGGAAATAAACCAAGGAagttgatgattattattttagtagtaattacaattattttcatgCCTTATTTATTGTgataagaatttcttttatagAGTGTTGATAAATTTGGGAATAATTTGCGATTATTGGCTTCAAGCAAATTTAACGTAAGACTGTGAATGGCAGTGTTCAAGCTTGCTTTTAGATTTTTAACATGCAGAAAAG
Protein-coding regions in this window:
- the LOC136849614 gene encoding cuticle protein 7-like, with protein sequence MAKVIMYSATVMLVAALAGLASSESSIAEPPYGPPRPYPPPPPPYGHPTYKQKGIPYSFSYAIKDDYVGADYGQAEKSNGELVQGTYYVALPDGRLQTVKYQADHVVGYVADVEYEGDAKHPPPYAPSVVYRPQYPAPTRSPYSTTAAPTEAPATVYPAEAEA